DNA sequence from the Calidithermus timidus DSM 17022 genome:
GGGTGTTCAAGCGGGCGGTGCGGGTGACCACCACCACCCTGCTCTCGGCGGGGCTTTTCGTGCCTACTTCGGCTAAGGCCCTCGCCAGGCCCATCCCCGTGCTGGATGGGCTGGGCACCGACTCGCTGGAGACCCAATTCGCCGTCATCCGCGAGGGTGGGGTGCCCATCGGGGTGATCGGCCTCGAGGACTCTCTGGTTCCGTGGGAAGAAGCGCCCGTTGTGGGTGGCGACATCGCCGCCAACGACCTCTCGGTGATGTTCCGCAAGTACCCGGTGGTCATCGTGGCCGACGGTGACACCATCCACGGGGCCATCCGCCGCGAGGCTTACTTCAAGTACCTCGGCGCCTGAGGGGAATCCAGCCGGATTAGCTCGAGGCCCTCCCCAGGGCGTGGAGAATGCGGCCATAGTTTGGGCCAGCCGCGCCTCGCGAGCGCAAGGGGGTTCGGGTTCAACGAATACCGCCTACGCCTGCAGCGTAAGTGTGACGGCGAAGGCTTTGGTTGGCTTGTACGGGGCGAGCTAATTCCCTCCAATCCCACCACCTCCAGCCTATATCGAGTTATTTCGCTCATTAGACTTGACAATATTACGCTCAAGTATCATGATAGAACTACTGCGATGGAGGGGTTGGCATGAATTTGGAGAAGTGGACCGAACAGGCGCGCCAGGCTCTGGCCCAGAGCCAGGTGCTGGCGCGGGAGATGAGCCACTCGCAGATCGACGTGCCCCACCTGGCGGCGGTGCTGCTGCGGGACTCGGCGGGGCTGCCGGCGAAGATCGTGGGCAAGGCCGGACTCAGCCCGGATGCTGTGTACAAGGCCGCCCAGACCGAGCTGGGCAGGCTGCCGCGCATCAGCGGGGCCGAGGCGGGGCAATACCTCTCGAGCAAGCTGAACGGCCTGCTTGGGCGGGCCGAGGCCCTAGCCGCCGAACTCAAAGATAGCTATGTGGCGGTAGATACCCTGCTGCTGGCGCTGGCCGAGACCGGCTTCGCAGGCCTCGAGGCCGCCAGGGTCAAAGCGGCCATGCTCGAGGCCAGAGGGGGGAGAAAAGTGAACTCAGAACACGCCGAAGGAACCTACAACGCACTCGAGCAGTACGGCATCGACCTGACCAAGCAGGCCGAGCAAGGCAAGCTCGACCCGGTGATCGGGCGCGACGAGGAGATCCGGCGCACCATCCAAATCCTGCTGCGCCGCACCAAGAACAACCCCGTGCTCATCGGTGATCCGGGGGTGGGGAAGACGGCTATCGTCGAGGGATTGGCCCAGCGCATCGTCAAGGGCGACGTGCCGGAGGGGCTCAAGGGCAAGCGCATCGTCAGCTTGCAGATGGGCTCGCTGCTGGCGGGGGCCAAGTACCGCGGTGAGTTTGAGGAGCGGCTCAAGGCCGTGATCCAGGAGGCCACCCAGAGCGCCGGAGAGGTCATCCTGTTCATCGACGAGCTGCACACCATCGTGGGCGCGGGCAAGGCCGAGGGCGCGGTGGACGCGGGTAACATGCTCAAACCCGCGCTGGCGCGGGGTGAGTTGCACATGATCGGGGCGACCACCCTCGACGAGTACCGCGAGATCGAGAAGGATGCTGCCCTCGAGCGCCGCTTCCAGCCGGTGTTCGTCGATGAGCCCGGCCTCGAGGAGACCGTGAGCATCCTGCGCGGTATCAAGGAGAAGTACGAGGTGCACCACGGGGTGCGCATCACCGACTCCGCCCTCATCGCCGCCGCTCAGCTCTCGCACCGCTACATCACCGACCGTCGCCTGCCCGACAAGGCCATCGACCTTGTGGACGAGGCCGCCGCCCGGCTGCGCATGGCGCTGGAGTCAAGCCCCGAGGCCCTCGACTCGCTCGACCGCAAGAAGCTGCAGCTCGAGATCGAGCGCGAGGCGCTGAAGAAGGAGACCGACCCCGAGTCGCGTATACGGCTCGCCGACATCGAGCGCGAGATCGCCGAGCTGAGCGAGGAGATCGCCAAGCAGCGCGCGCAGTGGGAGGCCGAGCGCGAAGTGATGAACCGGCTGCGCGCGGCCCAGCAGAAGCTCGACGAGGTGCGCACCCGCATCGAGCAGGCCGAGCGGGCTTATGACCTCAACAAGGCCGCCGAGCTGCGCTACGGCGAGCTGCCGCGGTTGGAGGCCGAGGTGCAGCAGCTCTCGCAACAGATGCAGAGCGCGAAGTTTGCCCGCCCCGAGGTCTCGGAGGAGGACATCGCCGAGATCGTGGCCCGCTGGACCGGCATCCCCGTGAGCAAACTGCTCGAGGGCGAGCGCGAGAAGCTCTTGCGCCTGGAGGACGAGCTGCACCAGCGGGTAGTGGGCCAGGACGAAGCCATCCTTGCCGTGGCCGACGCCATCCGCCGGGCCAGGGCCGGGCTTAGCGACCCTAAACGGCCCATCGGCTCGTTCTTGTTCTTAGGACCTACCGGCGTGGGCAAGACCGAGCTGGCCAAGACCCTCGCGGCCACCCTCTTCGACACCGAGGAGGCCATGGTGCGCATCGACATGACCGAGTACATGGAGAAGCACTCGGTCTCGAGGCTGGTGGGGGCCCCGCCCGGCTACGTGGGCTACGAGGAGGGCGGTCAGCTCACCGAGGCCATCCGCCGCCGCCCCTACGCCGTCATCCTCTTCGATGAGGTAGAGAAGGCTCACCCCGACGTGTTCAACATCCTGCTGCAAATCCTCGACGATGGGCGCCTGACCGACGGGCAAGGCCATACGGTGGACTTCCGCAACACCGTCATCATCCTCACCTCCAACCTCGGCTCGTCGCTGATCCTCGAGGGCATTCAGTCGGGTCTGAGCTACGAAGGCATCCGCGAGCGGGTCATGGGCGTGCTGCGGCAGAGCTTCCGCCCCGAGTTCCTCAACCGCCTCGACGAGATCGTAGTCTTCCGCCCGCTCTCGCGCGAGCAGATCGCTCAGATCGTGGAAATCCAGCTCAAGAACCTGCGCGCGCGCCTGGCCGAGAAGCGCATCAGCCTCGAGCTCTCCCCCGAAGCCCTGGCCTTCCTGGCCGAGCGCGGCTACGATCCGGTGTTCGGCGCGCGTCCCTTGAAGCGGGTCATCCAGCGCGAGCTCGAGACCCCGCTCTCGCGCAAGATCCTCTCGGGCGAAGTGGGCGAGGGGGCCAACGTGTGGGTTGACGTCGGGCCGCTGGGCCTGACCTTTGAGCTCAAGAAGGCTGTTCAGGCTTGAAGGGGTACACTGAGGGCACACAAGGCCAGACGCGAGATGCGATGCACCAGCAGATCGCAGGAGGGTGCGAACTTGAGGAGGCCTGCATGCTCAACCGGGAGAACATTCGCCGCATTCACCAGCAGATCGCCGTGAAACCCGCCCCCATACTCTCGCTCTACCTTGACATCAATCCGGCCAACCCCAGCAACTCGGGCAAGGCCTATGTGACCAGGGCCAGGGAAGCCATGAAGGCTCTGGGGGTGCCTGAAAAGGTGCTCGAGCGGGCTCTGAGCGCGATGGAGAGGCTACCGGAAGGGCGTCTGCGGGTGGTTTTTGCCGGGGAAGACTGGGTGGAGGCTTATGACCTCCAGACCGAGCTGCCCCTGCCGGATGGGGTCGAGCTCCGTTGGGGCGAACCTTACCTGACCCCCTTGATCTACGCCCTCGACGAGTACGAGCGCTACGCGGTGGTGTTGGTAGACCGGGAAAAATGGCGGCTCTTCGAGTTGCACATGGGGCGGGTGGAGGAGCTCGAGGGGGCCTTTCGAGCAGTCGCTGCCAACGAATGGCGCGACCTGGGAGAGGATGCTACGGCAGCCGGAGGGCGCAGCGCTGGTCCCGGAGCCGTTGGGTATGTGGGCCGGGCCTCGGGGGGCAGTGGCAAGGATCACTTCAATGAGCGCATGAGCGAGTGGACCGAGCGCTTTTACCGGGAGATGGCCCAGAGGCTGGCTGAGGTCATGAAGGCCAGAGGGATCGGACGGCTCATCCTGATGGGGCCAGACCCCGACACCAAGAACTTCGCCGCCCACCTGCCCGACGGCCTCCCCGAACCCTACATCCTGCCCTCCATGCCGCACTCTAGGGTCGGCCCAGGGGAGATTCTCAAGGCCCTCGAGCAGCAGTTGCCTCCGCTCGAGCGCGCTCGCGAGGAAAAGCTGCTCGACGCCATTCGTGAGCGGGGCATCTGGGGCTTACAGGGGGTGCTGGAGGCTTTGCAAGAAGGACGCTTGCATCTGCTGGTGGTGCCCTGGGGTCTGGAGGTGAGGGTGTTTCGCTGCGCCTCGGGCAGGGTGGAACTCACCCGCGAGGCCGCCGAAGCTTATTGCCCTGGGGAGCGCTTGGAGGAAGTTTCCTTGAAGGAGATCCTGCCTGCCCTGGCCCAGGCCTACAACGTGCGGCTGGAGATCGTTCGCGGCGAAGCTGAGGCCCGCCTGCGTGAGGAATTGGGCGGCTTGGCGGCCCTCGTTCGTTGGTGAGAGCCCGCTTCGTTTCAAGGTCGGGAGACTATCCCGGCCTTAACTTTTATAACTCGCGATGATTAATAAACTTGACAATATAGTACTCAAGTTTTATTATTCAAACAGGAGGTAAATGATGGTACGCTTCGATCCCTTCAGAGAAATCGAGGAGCTTCAAGAACGCCTGTTCCGCAACTTCGGCCTGACCCGCCCCGAGAACGGTAACCGCACCTATGCCCCCCTGGTTGACGTCATGGACGATGCCCAGGGCCTGCACTTCGCCATCTACCTGCCCGGCGTCGATCCCAACAACGTCGAGCTGACCGCCGAGAACAACACCCTCAGCGTCAAGGCCGAGCGGCCCTTCAACCGGCCCGAGGGGGTGCAGCAGTACCGCCTCGAGGGGGCCTACGGCACCTTCGCCCGCAGCTTCACCATCCCCAACACCTACGACCTCTCCAAGGTGAGCGCCAACTTCAAGCACGGCGTGCTCTACGTAGACATCCCCAAGGCCGAAGCTGCTCAGCCCCGCAAGATTAACGTGCTGGTGGACTGAGCCTCGAGCCTTCAATCCCGGCGACTTCTGCCGGGATTTTTTGTTTTTGCTCCGCACGTGAGCCTGTAAACTTGGCCCATGTTCCCCCTTTACGACATCAACCGCCCGCGCCGCCGTGCGGTCTTGGTGCCTGCCCTGGTCGTTGCCAACCTGCTGGCCTTCGTGTGGGAGTGGGTACTCAACGATCCCGGGGCCGTCATCTACACCTACGGCTTCATTCCTGCTAACTTTTTCGCCGACCCCCTGGCCGAGTGGCCCACCCTTTTTACCAGCATGTTCCTGCACGGCGGAATTGGGCACCTGGTGGGGAACATGTGGTTCTTGTGGGTCTTTGGGGATAACGTCGAGGATCGCCTGGGGCATGGGGGATTCCTGCTGTTCTACCTGCTGGGGGGGGTAGGAGCGGCCCTGACCCAGGGCCTCGTTTCCTATGGCAGCGATGCGCCCATGATCGGGGCTTCGGGGGCGATTTCTGCGGTGCTCGGGGCCTACATCGTGCTCTATCCCGGCGCGCTGATCGTGAGCCTGCTGGGCTTTTTCCCCATCCTCATTCCAGCCGTGATCTACCTGGGGCTATGGTTCTTGCTGCAACTGCTCCAGTCCTTCGGTGGGGTTCCGGGGGTCGCTTTCTGGGCCCACATCGGCGGCTTTATCGTGGGCGTGCTGCTGATTCGGGCGATGGCTCCTGCTCGCTGGCGGCGCTGAGGGGAGTTGTTGTGAATTGTGTCACAGAACCCCTCATCATCTTGTGAAAAGAAGTACATTTGTCCTTGAGGGGACCAATGTCCCCAGAACCCGGGGAAGGCCACGAAGAAGGGGGAGGCCAGATGGCCGAGAAACACGTAGTTGTATTGGGCGCTGGATTCGCGGGTCTCAACGCCGTGCGGGAGCTTTCGCGCGAGCCCTCGGTGCGGGTGACGCTGGTAGACCGCAACAACTACCACCTTTTTCAGCCCCTGCTCTATCAGGTGGCTTCGGCAGGCCTCGAGGCCCCCCAGATTGCTTTCCCGATTCGGGCTTTCCTGCGACGGCACAAGAACGCCCGCTTCTTGCTGGGAAGTGCCGAGGGGATCGATCCCAAGGCCAGGGTGCTGATGGTCGAGGGCCGGCCGGTGCCCTACGACTACCTGATCGTGGGGTTGGGCACGAAGACCAACGACTTCGGCCTGCCGGGCGTGGCGCAATATGGTTACGCCATGAAGACCCTCGACGATGCCATGCGCATTCGGGATCGTCTGATCTCGGCTGGCGAGGAGGCCAGCCGCACCACAGACCCACACCGCCGTAGGGCCCTTTTGACCATGGTGATCGTGGGAGGCGGACCGACCGGCGTGGAGCTGGCCGGGGCGCTGGGCGAAGTGCGCCGCCACGTGATCCCCCGGGATTTCCCCGGCGTGGATCTGCGTGAGGTGCGGGTCATCCTCATCGAAACCGGCAGCCGGCTACTCGATGCTTTCGCGCCCTCCTCAGCCCGCTATGCCCAGCGCTTCCTCGAGCGGCTGGGCGTGGAGGTATGGCTTGGTGAGCGGGTGGTGGAGATTCGGCCCGATGGGGTCAGGTTGGAGAGCGGCAAGTTCATACCCACCTTTACCGCCATCTGGACTGCCGGGGTAACCGGGCAGGGGATACCCGGCTTGCAGGTCGTGCGGGGCAACCGCGTCGCCACTACCCCTGAACTCTACGTGCCTGAGCACCCCGAGATCTACGTGGCGGGTGACATGAACTTCCTAGAGTACAAAGATGGTCGCCCTCACCCGCAAGTAGCCCCCACGGCCATGCAACAAGGCCGCCTGGCCGCGCAGAACATCCTGCGTGAACTGCGTGGAGAGGAGAAGAGGGCTTTCCGCTATTTCGACAAGGGAAACATGGCGACGCTGGGCCGCAATGCCGCGGTTGCCGAGATTAAGGGACTGCGCCTGAACGGCTTCCCGGCTTGGGCCGCCTGGTTGGGGGTGCATCTTTACTACCTGGTCGGTTTCCGCAACCGCCTGATGGTGCTGGGCAACTGGGCCTACAGCTACTTCACCTACGACTACGCCGTGCGGGTCATGCACCACCGCCACGAGTTCCCGGTGGCGGGGGAGAGGGTGAGTGCTTGAGGAGGCCGGCCTCCGAACACCGACGCCGCGGGCCCTACCCCTCCCACTCCGCCATGTGCTGCACGAAGCGGGCGATGCCGCGTTTGCTGGGGCTGGCGAGGAAAGCGCGAAGCTCGAGCACCTCTGGGGTTTCGGGAAGATCCTCGGGGAGGGGGTCGCCGGCGCGCAGGGCGCGAAAAGCCCGCTCGAGGGCCTTGTAGCGCTCTCCATTCACGCCGCTGCGCCGCAGGCCCACCGTGTTGAGCCGGTAGTGGATGGCCGGAACCTCGGTGGCTAGGGTGAAGGGTAGGATGTCCTTGCGGGCGCCCGCCATGCCCCCGAGCATCGCGCCAGCCCCGATGCGCACGAACTGGTGTACCGCTGCACCGCCACCGAGCACCGCACCCCGGCCCACGCTGACGTGACCGGCCAGCATGACGTTGTTGGTTAGGATCACCCCATCGCCAATCTGGCAGTCGTGAGCCACGTGGCTGTAGGCCATCAGGTAGCAGCCCGCGCCGATACGGGTAGGGCGGTCCTCGCGGGTTGAGCGGTGCAGGGTGACCCCTTCGCGCAGGATGGTGCGTGCGCCGACCTCGAGCCAGCTTTCCTGCCCCTTGAAGCTCAGATCCTGGGGTTCGCCACCTAGCACCGCGTGGGCACCCACCTCGACCCCTTCGCCCAGGCGCACGTAGGGCAGGATGACCGCATGTGGCGCAATCCGAACCCCGTCGCCAATTTCGCAGGGTCCCTCGATAACCGCGTAGGGGCCGATTTCGACCCGGCCAAGCAACCGGGCTTTGGGTGAGACAACCGCCGTGGGGTGAATGAGGGTTTGGGTCATAACGGCTCAGCCCTCGTTGCGCAACACGAAGGTCAGGGTGGCCTCGGCCCGAACTTCACCCTCCACTTTGGCCTCGACCCTGACCTTGCCCAGGCCCCGGCGGTACTGCAAAAGCTCGCCCTCGAGGATCAGGCTGTCGCCGGGCGTTACCGGTTTGCGGAAGCGTGCCTCCTCGACCCCGACCAGAAATACCAGGCCTCCGGGCTTGAACTCCGGCTGCTTGGTGACCACCGCCACCGAAGCCTGGGCCATGGCCTCGAGGATCAGCACCCCCGGCATGATGGGGTAGCCGGGGAAGTGACCCTGGAAATGGGGCTCGTTGAAGCTCACGTTCTTGAGGGCCCTGAAGCGCTTTTCGTCGGCCTCGAGCACGCGGTCGATGAGCAAGAAGGGGTAGCGATGGGGCAGGAACTGCAGAATTTGCGTGATATCCATAGACAGGAGACAGGTTCACCTGGGGTAGGGCAGCACCCTCCGGTCCTGCGGCAGGGAGTTGAGCATCTTGGAAAGCTCGAGGGCCATCTCGAGGGCCAACAGGTCGTCCTCGAGGGTCACCAGGGGGGGATCGTCGCGTTGGATGCGATCGACGAAGTGCTTGAGCTGGCGGCGCAGCGGGTTCTCGTTGTGGATGGAGGTGCGCTCGACGTGCACGTGGGTAGGGCTGCCCAGCTCGCCGTTGCTCATGGCGCGGTGGATGGACAGCTCGGTGTAGGGGTCGTTGGTGAAGTCCATGCGCACCACCTCACCCGGCTGGGTGATGGTCAGCGAGCGCTCGGGTTGGGGAGAGACTCGGCTGGCGGTGAGCACGGCCTGGATTCCGGAGGGGAACTCGAGCACGGCGTGGGCGTACTCGTCGCGCCCGTCGAGGGCCTGACCCACCACCGTGTAGCGCAGGGGTTTTTCCCGTAGAAGCAGCAGGATCAGGTCCAGGTCGTGGATCATCAGGTCGAGGATCACGCCGATGTCCCGGATGCGGCGGTTGTTGCTCACCCGCCTGGCCTCGATCACCCAGGGATTTCCCACCAGGTTGGGCAAGTCTGCTACCGCCTGGTAAAAGCGCATGATGTGCCCTACTTGGAGCACCAGGTCCCGGCGCTCGGCCAGGCGCACCAGCTCGCGGGCTTGCTCGAGGGAAGGCGTCATAGGCTTTTCCACCAGCACGTGAACGCCAGCCTCCAGGAACAGCCGCGCTTGCTGGTAGTGATGGGAGGTGGGAGAGGCGATGCTTACCGCCTGTACCCGACCCAGCAAGGCTTCGGGATCGGCATAGGCAGGCACCTCGAGGTCTTGCTCGATAACCCGCCGCCGCATGGGGTCGGGATCAACCACGCCCACCAGCTTGACCCCCGGCAGGCCTGCATAGATCTGAGCGTGGTAGGTTCCCATAACCCCCACGCCAACCACACCGACTTTTAGTTCCATGGCCACCTCAATAGGGGCATACCTGACATCGCCAGCATCATAGCACCCACATTTAAACTTACTGGTCTGAATTAGGCCTGAATGCCTGAATTGCCTCCATGCGTGGCTCAATCCGCCTTGTGTGACCGCGGAGCCTCTGGTAGGATGCCGTGGTTTGCAGTAGTTCTCCGGAGGAGAGGGCTGTGGCAAGAGGAACGCTGTTCGTGATGACAGGGGCTTCGGGGGTGGGCAAGGGCACCATCCGAGCCCAGGTAATGGGGTACTTGCACAGAAGCCTGCACTACTCTATTTCGATGACCACTCGCGCGCCGCGCCCTGGTGAAAAGAACGGCCAGGACTACTACTTCGTCAGCAAGGAGGAATTCGAGGCTCGCATCGCACAAGGTGGCTTCCTCGAGTACGCCGAGTTCGTGGGCAACTACTACGGCACCCCCCGCGAGCCGGTGGAGGAAGCCTTGAACAAGGGGCTCGACGTCCTGCTGGAAATCGAGGTGCAGGGAGCCTTGCAAGTCGCCAAGCAAGCGCCTGAGGCAGTGATGATCTTTATCGTCCCACCCTCGCTCTCCGAATTGAAGCACCGCCTGCTCTTGCGAGGCACCGAGAGCCTGGAGAAGATCGAGAAGCGCTTGGCCCAGGCCAAGCGTGAGATGGAGGCCGCCCACAACTTCCACTACGTGGTGGTCAACGATGAGCTGGGCAGCGCGGTGAATGATTTCATGTCTATCATCCGTGCCGAACGCCTGCGCTATCCCCGAATGAAGGAGGCCATCGCGCAAGCCCTGACCCACGACTCGGAAATTGACGCAAAAAACGCTGTCCTGGAGGAAAAAATTCGCAAGGCGGGGTCTTGACAGGCTGAGGAGGGGTGGTCAAAATCGGGGCGTGGCCGAACCTGGTATTGATTATCTGCTGAGCCTAACCGACTCCAAGTACCGACTCACCGTCGTGGTAGCCAAGCGCGCCCAGCAACTGCTGCGCTACCAGTTCAAGAACACCGTCCTCGAGCCCCCCGAGTGGCCCAAGATGCGCACCCTGGAGGGGGAGAAACCCGACCCCAACGCGGTAACCTGGGCCATGCAGGAACTGCGGACTGGTCGCCTGAGCATCGGTGAGGGCCTGGTACCCGAGGACCGCCTTTCGCGCATGCTCGACCAGATGTATCCCCGCGAAGTCCCCGAACCCGTCGCTGAGCGTGAGCGGGATTAGGGCCTTTTGCGAATAAAAGCGCAATACGCAAAACGCTGAGCGCCCAAAACCGTGATCGAAGGGCGCTCGGCGCTTGGCCTTCTGCACCCGGAAAGCATCCTCCCTGCATAAAAATGATGTATACTCACCTGCGCAAACTGCAGAGGGATTGTTATGGCGAGCAAAGAACAGCGTCACCGAGCTATTCAGGAGATCATCTCCCAGGAGAATATCTCTACCCAAGCTCAACTGGTCGATCGACTGCGCAAGCGTGGTTATGCGGTGACCCAGGCTACCGTGAGCCGGGACATCAACGAGATGCGGCTGGTGCGCATGCCCATGGGCCGGGGTCGGCATAAGTATGCGCTCGCGGCGGTGACCTTGGCCGAGGACGTGGAGGAGGAGCTGCGGCGTATGTTTCGCGAGATGGTACACGACGTGGACCGGGGGGAGAACATCCTGGTGTTGCGTACTGCCGACGGACACGCCACGGGAATCGCTTTGCTGCTCGACCGCCTCGCGCGGGACGAAATTGTGGGGACGTTGGCCGGGGAAGATACCATCTTCATCGTAACCCGCACCGCCAAAGACGCCGAGCGGCTTCAGGACGACCTCGAGGGCTACCTCGAGTAGGCCCATATGCTGGAGCTGGCGAGCAAGGCTTTTCTGACGCTCTTCGTGGTCATCGACCCGGTGGGGATGGTGCCGATGTTTGTGGCCTTGGCGGGAAACCGCCCCCGTTCTGAGCAACTTCGCATCGCTCGAAAGGCCATCCTGGTCGCGGGTGGGGTGATCTTGTTCTTCGCTCTGGTCGGAGGGCCTTTGCTCGAGCACCTGGGGATCAGCCTCGAGGCCCTGCGCATTGCTGGAGGGATCCTGCTTTTCCGCATCGCCGTGGACATGGTGTTTGCTCAGTGGGAGCGCGAGACCAAGGAAGAGCAGGACGAGGCCAGGGAACGCTCCGATGTCTCGGTCTTCCCGCTGGCCATCCCCCTCATCGCCGGGCCGGGAACCCTAGCCAGCGTGCTGATCCTGGCGGGCGAATCGCGCAGGGTCGAACTCGGGCTGTGGATTGTGCTGGGTATGGCCGCGGTGGTGCTGGTGATCGCCTATTTCCTGCTGCGAGCCTCGAGTCGCCTGCGCTTCTTGCTGGGTCGCACCGGAATCAACGTGGTCACACGGGTGCTGGGGCTGCTGCTGGCTGCCCTGGCGGTGCAGTACGTCGCCGATGGGGCACGGGCTTTTTTGGAGGGCTAGCTGCATCCTGTATTCTCTCTCCATGCGCCACGACATCCCCATGCTGCAAGGCAGCGCCCTCATCGACCCCGAGACGCCGGTGGAGATTAAGACAGACGCAATCGTTGAGGAGGAGCTATGAAGGTGGCATTTATCGGTCTGGGCGCGATGGGCTACCCCATGGCGGGGCACCTCGCCAAGCGCTATGAGACCCTGGTCTACAACCGGACCCCAAGCAAGGCTCAGCAGCATGCCCTCGAGTTCGGCAGCAAAGCGGTGGGCCTCGAGCAGACCGCCGAGGCCGAGATCATCTTCACCTGCGTCCCCGTCTCCAAGGACGTCGATGACCTAGCCTGCGCGCTTTTGCCGCACTTGCGCCCAGGAACATTGTGGGTAGACCATACTTCGGGCGAACCCGAGTTGGCCAAGCAGACCGCAGCCCGGCTGGCGAGCAAGGGCGTGAGCTACCTCGACGCCTGCCTGTCGGGCGGGGTGGCTGGGGCCATCAACGCCAGGGCTACCGTGATGTGCGGCGGGTCCGAGGCCGACTTCGAACGGGCCAAACCGGTCATGCAGAGCTACGCGGCCAAGATCGTGCACGTGGGGCCATTGGGGGCGGGTCACGCGGTCAAGGCGGTGAACCAGGGCTTGTTGGCGGTCAACCTGTGGGCCTTGAGCGAGGGCATGGTGGCGCTGGCCAAACAGGGCATCAACCTGGAGCTGGCCCTCGAGGTCATCAATGCCTCCTCGGGCCGCTCCAATGTCTCGGAGAACCTCTTCGGGCAGCGGGTGCTCAGCCGCGAATTCCCCAACACCTTTGCCCTGGGGCTGCTGGCGAAGGACATGGGCATCTGCGTGAAGGTGCTCGAGGCCGCCGGCACACCTGCCCCTCTGCTGCGCCAACTGCGCGAGTTCTTCGAGGTCGCCAGACGCGAGGTGGGCTCGGCTGACGTGGACCATACGGCGGTGGCGAGGCTGCTCGAGCGGTGGGCGGGGGTAGAGATCAGGTAGTTTCGCCAGCCGATAGCCGAACGCCCCTCCAGCCCGGCCCCCGCACGACCTGCCCCGGCGTGGCTCCGGTGTGCTGGCCTCCCTCGAGCACCCGCACCCCGTTGACCCACACCTCCTGCACGCCCACCGAGAGCCGGTGGGGGTCCTCGAAGGTGGCCCGGTCGGCGATGACGGCGGGGTCGAAGAGCACCAAATCGGCCTGGCAGCCTACGGCGATGCGGCCCCGGTTGAACAGGCACAGGCGGTTGGCGGGCAGCGAGGTCATCTTGCGGATGGCCTCCTCCAGGCTCAGCAGGCCCTCCTCGCGCACGTAGCGCCCCAACACGCGGGGATAGCTGCCATAGGCCCTGGGGTGGACCGGCCCGTAGGCGCTGGCCCACTCAGGGTCGAAGCCGCCCGCGTCGGTGGAGATCATGGTCCAGGGCTGGGAAAGCTCGAGCCGTAGGTTGTCCTCGCTCATGCTGAAGTAGATGGTGCTGATGCGCTGCCCCTCCGACACCAGCAGGTCGAAGACGGTCTCGAGCCAGTCCTGGCCGCGCATGGCCGCGATTTCGGAGAGGCGCTTGCCCACGTAGACCTGGTTCTCAGGCCTCTGGAAGCCCACGGGCATGACGGACTCAGGGCGGGAGCGGGTGTCCACGTTGGGGTTGGGACCCTCGAGCTCGGCCCGGATTTGCGCCCGTACCCCCGGCTCACGCAGCTTCTCGTAGAGCTCGCCCCCTTCCGCGACCCAGTTGGGCAGCATGGCCGTCAGACCGGTGCCGCTGGCGGTGTAGGGGTATACGTCGGCGCTCACGTCCTGCCCGGCCTTCCGGGCCTGGTTGATCCGGGCGATCACCTGGGCCATCTTGGGCCAGTTGTCCTCGCGGGAAGCCTTGAGGTGGTAAATCTGCACCGGCAGATTGGCCCGCTGCCCGATCTCCAAAGCCTCCTCCAGCGCCTCGAGCAGCCGGTCGCTCTCCGAGCGCAGATGGGTGATGTAGAGCCCGCCGTGTTCGGCCACGACCTTGCAGACCTCCACGATCTCCTCGGTGTCGGCGTAGTCGTCTGG
Encoded proteins:
- a CDS encoding rhomboid family intramembrane serine protease codes for the protein MFPLYDINRPRRRAVLVPALVVANLLAFVWEWVLNDPGAVIYTYGFIPANFFADPLAEWPTLFTSMFLHGGIGHLVGNMWFLWVFGDNVEDRLGHGGFLLFYLLGGVGAALTQGLVSYGSDAPMIGASGAISAVLGAYIVLYPGALIVSLLGFFPILIPAVIYLGLWFLLQLLQSFGGVPGVAFWAHIGGFIVGVLLIRAMAPARWRR
- a CDS encoding Hsp20/alpha crystallin family protein, yielding MVRFDPFREIEELQERLFRNFGLTRPENGNRTYAPLVDVMDDAQGLHFAIYLPGVDPNNVELTAENNTLSVKAERPFNRPEGVQQYRLEGAYGTFARSFTIPNTYDLSKVSANFKHGVLYVDIPKAEAAQPRKINVLVD
- the clpB gene encoding ATP-dependent chaperone ClpB, giving the protein MNLEKWTEQARQALAQSQVLAREMSHSQIDVPHLAAVLLRDSAGLPAKIVGKAGLSPDAVYKAAQTELGRLPRISGAEAGQYLSSKLNGLLGRAEALAAELKDSYVAVDTLLLALAETGFAGLEAARVKAAMLEARGGRKVNSEHAEGTYNALEQYGIDLTKQAEQGKLDPVIGRDEEIRRTIQILLRRTKNNPVLIGDPGVGKTAIVEGLAQRIVKGDVPEGLKGKRIVSLQMGSLLAGAKYRGEFEERLKAVIQEATQSAGEVILFIDELHTIVGAGKAEGAVDAGNMLKPALARGELHMIGATTLDEYREIEKDAALERRFQPVFVDEPGLEETVSILRGIKEKYEVHHGVRITDSALIAAAQLSHRYITDRRLPDKAIDLVDEAAARLRMALESSPEALDSLDRKKLQLEIEREALKKETDPESRIRLADIEREIAELSEEIAKQRAQWEAEREVMNRLRAAQQKLDEVRTRIEQAERAYDLNKAAELRYGELPRLEAEVQQLSQQMQSAKFARPEVSEEDIAEIVARWTGIPVSKLLEGEREKLLRLEDELHQRVVGQDEAILAVADAIRRARAGLSDPKRPIGSFLFLGPTGVGKTELAKTLAATLFDTEEAMVRIDMTEYMEKHSVSRLVGAPPGYVGYEEGGQLTEAIRRRPYAVILFDEVEKAHPDVFNILLQILDDGRLTDGQGHTVDFRNTVIILTSNLGSSLILEGIQSGLSYEGIRERVMGVLRQSFRPEFLNRLDEIVVFRPLSREQIAQIVEIQLKNLRARLAEKRISLELSPEALAFLAERGYDPVFGARPLKRVIQRELETPLSRKILSGEVGEGANVWVDVGPLGLTFELKKAVQA
- a CDS encoding NAD(P)/FAD-dependent oxidoreductase, which codes for MAEKHVVVLGAGFAGLNAVRELSREPSVRVTLVDRNNYHLFQPLLYQVASAGLEAPQIAFPIRAFLRRHKNARFLLGSAEGIDPKARVLMVEGRPVPYDYLIVGLGTKTNDFGLPGVAQYGYAMKTLDDAMRIRDRLISAGEEASRTTDPHRRRALLTMVIVGGGPTGVELAGALGEVRRHVIPRDFPGVDLREVRVILIETGSRLLDAFAPSSARYAQRFLERLGVEVWLGERVVEIRPDGVRLESGKFIPTFTAIWTAGVTGQGIPGLQVVRGNRVATTPELYVPEHPEIYVAGDMNFLEYKDGRPHPQVAPTAMQQGRLAAQNILRELRGEEKRAFRYFDKGNMATLGRNAAVAEIKGLRLNGFPAWAAWLGVHLYYLVGFRNRLMVLGNWAYSYFTYDYAVRVMHHRHEFPVAGERVSA
- a CDS encoding VLRF1 family aeRF1-type release factor, which produces MLNRENIRRIHQQIAVKPAPILSLYLDINPANPSNSGKAYVTRAREAMKALGVPEKVLERALSAMERLPEGRLRVVFAGEDWVEAYDLQTELPLPDGVELRWGEPYLTPLIYALDEYERYAVVLVDREKWRLFELHMGRVEELEGAFRAVAANEWRDLGEDATAAGGRSAGPGAVGYVGRASGGSGKDHFNERMSEWTERFYREMAQRLAEVMKARGIGRLILMGPDPDTKNFAAHLPDGLPEPYILPSMPHSRVGPGEILKALEQQLPPLERAREEKLLDAIRERGIWGLQGVLEALQEGRLHLLVVPWGLEVRVFRCASGRVELTREAAEAYCPGERLEEVSLKEILPALAQAYNVRLEIVRGEAEARLREELGGLAALVRW